A DNA window from Allokutzneria albata contains the following coding sequences:
- a CDS encoding class I SAM-dependent methyltransferase: MSLFEALPLIVTVALVLNAFRLRGQVSWLPVLGDEASPAVERHRFLTAQGVQVDQATMDSASTWAREHGLSVLELVPHRLSVGQAIDLAHGGMSKDFVADRFAHARGAGHAILIDEDVARREGVERADGFSRAELTRLTVQLKRLACTSTDYAVAPGLDALEEDVEQRVRVLREKYYGVRKDLVSPAIGYALLIAGLVVSPWWGLGALAAFSLQPYLIFAGSPIRPADLHRHALLRVVLGPLRWGRTVVALLRTTVPVDPKFAETREQYRRDLAEGTKRFFEPRRHTCPWCGSEDLSEHVRGFDVMQNKPGRFVLDRCGECGHVFQNPRLSLAGLEFYYRDCYDGYGSGLSEAAFDSNVKGYKARAEMLRPFTTPRTWLDVGSGHGHFCNQAKEIWPETVFHGLDMTDGIDEAVRRGWVEHGYRGMFPDLTEDLAGKYDVISMHHYLEHTREPFEELDAAAKVLDAGGYLLIELPNPESRFGRILRGVWMPWFQPQHQHMIPWRNLERALADRGFSTVDVHLGEANQANDLVLAALITFNHLGNDPRSPWSKGEPTLLRRARFIAVLTAGVPFIVLAFIADKVIHQFLRRGKGGNTYRLLARKDG, from the coding sequence GTGAGTCTGTTCGAAGCGCTTCCGCTGATCGTGACAGTCGCATTGGTGCTCAACGCTTTCCGGCTCAGGGGCCAGGTCTCCTGGCTACCGGTGCTCGGCGATGAGGCCTCGCCCGCCGTCGAACGGCACCGGTTCCTCACCGCCCAGGGCGTCCAGGTCGATCAGGCCACAATGGACAGCGCGAGCACGTGGGCCCGGGAGCACGGGCTCTCGGTCCTGGAGCTCGTGCCGCACCGGTTGTCGGTCGGTCAGGCGATCGACCTGGCCCACGGCGGGATGAGCAAGGACTTCGTGGCGGACCGGTTCGCGCACGCGCGCGGGGCCGGACACGCCATCCTGATCGATGAAGACGTCGCCCGGCGCGAAGGCGTCGAGCGAGCGGACGGGTTCTCCCGCGCCGAGCTGACCCGACTGACCGTCCAATTGAAGCGGTTGGCGTGCACCAGCACGGACTACGCGGTAGCGCCGGGCCTCGACGCACTGGAGGAGGACGTCGAACAACGGGTTCGAGTGCTCCGAGAGAAGTACTATGGCGTGCGCAAGGACCTCGTCAGCCCGGCGATCGGTTATGCGCTGCTGATCGCCGGGCTGGTCGTGTCGCCGTGGTGGGGGCTCGGAGCCCTCGCGGCATTCAGCCTCCAGCCCTACCTGATCTTCGCCGGAAGCCCGATCCGTCCGGCGGACCTGCACCGGCACGCGCTGCTCCGCGTGGTGCTCGGACCGCTTCGCTGGGGGCGCACGGTGGTGGCCTTGCTCCGCACGACCGTTCCGGTCGACCCGAAGTTCGCCGAGACGCGCGAGCAGTACCGACGAGACCTCGCCGAGGGCACGAAGCGCTTCTTCGAACCACGCAGGCACACGTGCCCGTGGTGCGGCTCCGAGGACCTTTCCGAGCACGTGCGCGGCTTCGACGTGATGCAGAACAAGCCCGGCCGGTTCGTCCTCGACCGTTGCGGCGAGTGCGGCCACGTGTTCCAGAACCCCCGTCTTTCGCTCGCGGGGCTGGAGTTCTACTACCGCGACTGCTACGACGGCTACGGGAGCGGGCTCAGCGAGGCCGCCTTCGACTCCAACGTCAAGGGGTACAAGGCACGGGCGGAGATGCTGCGGCCGTTCACCACACCGCGGACGTGGCTGGACGTGGGGTCGGGCCACGGGCACTTCTGCAACCAGGCCAAGGAGATCTGGCCGGAGACCGTGTTCCACGGGCTGGACATGACCGACGGCATCGACGAGGCGGTCCGGCGGGGCTGGGTGGAGCACGGCTACCGGGGCATGTTCCCCGACCTGACCGAGGACCTCGCGGGCAAGTACGACGTGATCAGCATGCACCACTACCTGGAGCACACCAGGGAGCCCTTCGAGGAGCTGGACGCCGCGGCCAAGGTGCTCGACGCGGGTGGCTATCTACTGATCGAACTGCCCAACCCGGAGTCGCGCTTCGGCAGGATCCTGCGCGGGGTGTGGATGCCGTGGTTCCAGCCGCAACACCAGCACATGATCCCGTGGCGCAACCTCGAACGCGCGCTCGCCGACCGCGGTTTCTCCACTGTGGACGTTCACCTCGGCGAGGCCAACCAGGCCAACGACCTGGTGCTCGCGGCGTTGATCACCTTCAACCACCTCGGCAACGACCCGAGGTCGCCGTGGAGCAAGGGGGAGCCGACGCTGCTGCGCCGCGCGCGCTTCATCGCCGTGCTGACGGCGGGCGTCCCGTTCATCGTGCTGGCCTTCATCGCGGACAAGGTGATCCACCAGTTCCTGCGCCGCGGCAAGGGCGGCAACACCTACCGGTTGCTGGCCCGCAAGGACGGTTGA
- a CDS encoding acyl carrier protein: protein MSSTELTDVAGDYAAESAVLATVRHMLIEVIGEDYALGVDIGMDTSFNRDLELESIEFVTLSAKLREHYGNTVNFAAFLGDKEVAEVAELTVGELVTYISGCVARD from the coding sequence ATGAGCTCCACCGAACTGACGGACGTCGCCGGTGATTACGCGGCGGAATCCGCCGTGCTTGCCACGGTGCGCCACATGCTGATCGAGGTCATCGGCGAGGATTACGCCCTCGGCGTCGACATCGGCATGGACACCTCGTTCAACCGAGATCTCGAACTGGAAAGCATCGAGTTCGTGACCCTCTCGGCGAAACTCCGGGAGCACTACGGGAACACGGTGAACTTCGCGGCCTTCCTCGGCGACAAGGAGGTTGCCGAGGTCGCCGAACTCACCGTGGGCGAGCTGGTCACCTACATCTCCGGCTGCGTGGCCCGTGACTGA
- a CDS encoding glycosyltransferase, with the protein MSRILFVVPPLAGHVLPTVALGQELSQRGHEVAWVGHSEVVCRLLPPELTLFPAERPGSETWLTETYDRSRGLRGPAAFQFLWKDFLVPLAGRMIAGVEAAVREFGADLLVVDQQALAGALIARKHRLPWITSATTSAELTNPFTMVPKFGAWVRAQLDELQRAQGIRPDDAALGDLRFSEHLVLAYTTESFVGVNATVPSQCVFVGPSLGKRVEVGDYDWDWLDPRRQHVLVSMGTIDRENNGRFLNTVVDAVAPLAHRLQVSIAAAPGLIDHSPDHVRVREFLPQLDLLKHSAAVVCHGGHNTVCESLANGLPLVVAPIRDDQPIIAEQVVASGVGRRVHFGRVRPAELREAILSVLDQPGYRAAAEQIQSSFADAGGTVTAADHVEKLL; encoded by the coding sequence ATGAGCCGGATCCTGTTCGTGGTGCCGCCACTGGCCGGGCACGTCCTGCCGACGGTGGCGCTCGGGCAGGAGTTGTCGCAGCGTGGGCACGAGGTCGCCTGGGTCGGCCATTCCGAGGTCGTGTGCCGGTTGCTGCCACCGGAGCTGACCCTGTTCCCCGCGGAACGGCCCGGTTCCGAAACCTGGCTGACCGAGACGTACGACCGCTCGCGCGGCCTGCGCGGCCCGGCGGCGTTCCAGTTCCTGTGGAAGGACTTCCTCGTCCCGCTGGCCGGCCGGATGATCGCCGGGGTCGAGGCTGCGGTTCGCGAGTTCGGCGCGGACCTGCTCGTCGTCGATCAGCAGGCGCTCGCCGGTGCGCTCATCGCGCGCAAGCACCGCCTGCCGTGGATCACCTCGGCGACCACGTCCGCCGAACTGACCAATCCCTTCACGATGGTGCCCAAGTTCGGGGCGTGGGTCCGCGCCCAGCTCGACGAGCTCCAGCGGGCGCAGGGGATTCGCCCGGACGACGCCGCGCTCGGTGATCTGAGGTTCTCCGAACACCTCGTGCTCGCCTACACCACGGAGAGCTTCGTCGGGGTGAACGCCACCGTGCCGAGCCAGTGCGTCTTCGTCGGACCGTCGCTGGGCAAGCGGGTCGAGGTCGGCGACTACGACTGGGACTGGCTCGACCCGCGACGCCAGCACGTCCTCGTCTCGATGGGCACGATCGACCGAGAGAACAACGGGAGGTTCCTCAACACCGTCGTCGACGCGGTCGCGCCGCTGGCCCACCGCCTGCAGGTCAGCATCGCCGCGGCGCCCGGACTCATCGACCACAGCCCGGACCACGTGCGAGTGCGCGAATTCCTGCCTCAGCTGGACCTGTTGAAGCACAGCGCCGCCGTCGTCTGCCACGGCGGCCACAACACCGTGTGCGAGTCGCTGGCCAACGGTTTGCCGTTGGTGGTCGCACCGATCAGAGACGACCAACCGATCATCGCCGAGCAGGTGGTGGCGTCCGGGGTCGGTCGTCGGGTGCACTTCGGCCGGGTGCGCCCGGCGGAGCTGCGCGAAGCCATCCTGTCCGTGCTCGACCAGCCGGGGTACCGCGCTGCGGCCGAACAGATCCAGAGCTCTTTCGCCGACGCCGGTGGAACGGTGACGGCGGCCGACCACGTGGAGAAACTGCTGTGA
- a CDS encoding alpha/beta fold hydrolase, giving the protein MTEVFANNLRFHVQRLSNSEPGAADDRPTVVFLHGLVVDNLSSLYLTLATTTADLGAHTICYDQRGHGRSERPATGYTLNDSVADLNALIEALDVRGPVHLVGNSYGGLLALAYAAEHPDRAAGLLLIESVVPSEGWGDRIVDTLSIARTGAYDDRLRHLKGRKWDNLTKQFLGLFHETSLLADMAAERPFTPERFAAVEAPVHALFGSESDLLPDASLLQKHLPHFELTVLEGQSHMMLTQASGQVREQLRTWLS; this is encoded by the coding sequence GTGACTGAGGTCTTCGCCAACAACCTGCGGTTCCACGTCCAGCGGCTGTCGAACTCCGAGCCGGGAGCGGCCGATGACCGGCCGACGGTGGTGTTCCTGCACGGCCTCGTCGTGGACAACCTCTCCAGCCTCTACCTCACCCTGGCCACCACGACCGCGGACCTCGGCGCGCACACCATCTGCTACGACCAGCGCGGGCATGGCCGCTCCGAGCGTCCCGCGACCGGGTACACCCTGAACGATTCCGTCGCCGACCTGAACGCGCTGATCGAGGCACTCGATGTGCGCGGTCCGGTGCACCTGGTCGGCAACAGCTACGGCGGGTTACTGGCACTGGCCTACGCGGCCGAGCACCCCGACCGGGCGGCGGGCCTGCTGCTGATCGAGTCGGTCGTGCCGAGCGAGGGCTGGGGCGACCGGATCGTGGACACCCTGTCGATCGCGCGGACCGGTGCCTACGACGACCGGCTCCGCCACCTCAAGGGCCGCAAGTGGGACAACCTCACCAAGCAGTTCCTCGGCCTGTTCCACGAGACGAGCCTGCTCGCCGACATGGCTGCCGAACGGCCGTTCACCCCCGAACGCTTCGCCGCGGTCGAGGCACCGGTGCACGCGCTCTTCGGCAGCGAGTCGGATCTGCTGCCCGACGCGAGCCTGTTGCAGAAGCACCTTCCCCACTTCGAGCTGACCGTCCTCGAAGGACAGTCGCACATGATGCTCACCCAGGCCTCCGGCCAGGTACGTGAGCAGCTGAGGACGTGGTTGTCATGA